ACCAACGGCGGCGTGAAGAACATCTGGCCCTGCTTGATCACGACCTTCTCCGGCGACGCGGTGCTGCCGTGGGGACGGTGGTAATAATCGAGACCTCCGGACAACACATAGCAGAAGTGCCAGTCGGTCTTGTGATAATGGTTGGCCCGGACCGTGCCCCGCTTCGAAGTAATAAGGACACAACTCTGCATGTCCATGTCGACCATGGGCTGGATTGAGCCCCGTTCGTCAACAAAGGGAGGTTCCAAAGAGACAATCACCGTGGAAGGCCATTTCCGCCTCTCTTCCTCAGTCACCGGTTTTATCTTCACCTGAAATT
This genomic stretch from Gammaproteobacteria bacterium harbors:
- a CDS encoding cupin domain-containing protein — its product is MKIKPVTEEERRKWPSTVIVSLEPPFVDERGSIQPMVDMDMQSCVLITSKRGTVRANHYHKTDWHFCYVLSGGLDYYHRPHGSTASPEKVVIKQGQMFFTPPLVDHAMVFTADTVFLTWGRNSRSQEVYEADVVRIPPINP